In one Halosimplex halophilum genomic region, the following are encoded:
- a CDS encoding ATP-binding protein, with translation MSHLLADPTVALVVGGSTDDRDRVRGALPDAIEAVAVADRDDLTERLSARNDVGCIVAVGVDEAGFDDAVEAARAVSDHLPVVAYADDEAVAAAVAGRADCRYLPRSASVETLGAVVDDAVATFRERRQAAADSGILRTLLEEGQMTMFAKDEAGRYVRMADVPYTPDPEEFVGKTDPEVFDHGSDADREAYEDDLRVAETGEPIRRQIEHFETQGGDHWSEVTKVPWRDGDGRVVGVVGYALDVTERMQLKRRLEEQQRRFDEFASYVSHDLRTPLQVSVGALERAREGHEEAFDRIERANERIEEILADLSALSKGDRTVDLSEEVLDVLDVGVSSTELAPLVEQVWSVHGTDDATLEVAVPEGTEVIAETEAVRPLVENLLKNALDHAGPDVTVRVGTTDRGFYVEDDGPGIPEAEREQVLEAGYTTTEDGTGTGLAIVAETVDQQGWEVDIRESETGDAPGARFEFTECPVVVPEPAEPTGEPVALTGNVDVGDVSVAGSATPGAADGSWRVVGDGRDIWHDIDEFHFAYVELDGPVRIEGRLDELEAVHEYSKAGLMVRDTLAEDAAFAFVGATGDHGTETMWRHEAGAAAGSDQLEEPYDAYPWYRLDAVDGTVTLSWSTDGEDWHPIDQRRIDLADPVVVGLAVCSHSADETSEAVFENVTVTELDPLD, from the coding sequence ATGAGTCACCTCCTGGCGGACCCGACTGTCGCCCTCGTCGTCGGCGGATCGACCGACGACCGGGACCGCGTCCGCGGGGCGCTCCCGGACGCGATCGAGGCCGTCGCCGTCGCGGACCGCGACGACCTGACCGAGCGGCTCTCCGCACGGAACGACGTCGGCTGTATCGTCGCCGTGGGCGTCGACGAGGCCGGGTTCGACGACGCCGTCGAGGCCGCCAGAGCGGTCAGCGACCACCTGCCGGTCGTCGCCTACGCCGACGACGAGGCGGTCGCCGCGGCCGTCGCGGGGCGGGCCGACTGCCGGTACCTCCCGCGGTCGGCCTCCGTCGAGACGCTCGGCGCGGTCGTCGACGACGCGGTGGCGACCTTCCGGGAGCGGCGCCAGGCCGCCGCCGACAGCGGCATCCTCCGGACGCTGCTCGAAGAGGGACAGATGACGATGTTCGCCAAGGACGAGGCGGGCCGGTACGTCCGGATGGCCGACGTGCCGTACACGCCGGACCCCGAGGAGTTCGTCGGGAAGACCGACCCGGAGGTGTTCGACCACGGTTCGGACGCCGACCGGGAGGCCTACGAGGACGACCTCCGCGTCGCCGAGACCGGCGAGCCGATCCGTCGCCAGATCGAGCACTTCGAGACGCAGGGCGGCGACCACTGGTCGGAGGTGACGAAGGTCCCCTGGCGCGACGGGGACGGCCGCGTTGTCGGGGTGGTCGGCTACGCGCTCGACGTCACCGAGCGGATGCAGCTCAAGCGACGCCTGGAGGAACAGCAGCGCCGGTTCGACGAGTTCGCCAGCTACGTCTCCCACGACCTGCGGACGCCGCTGCAGGTCTCCGTCGGCGCCCTCGAACGGGCCCGCGAGGGCCACGAGGAGGCGTTCGACCGGATCGAGCGGGCCAACGAGCGCATCGAGGAGATCCTCGCGGACCTCAGCGCCCTCTCGAAGGGCGACCGGACGGTCGACCTCTCCGAGGAGGTGCTCGACGTGCTCGACGTGGGCGTCTCCTCGACGGAGCTCGCGCCGCTGGTCGAACAGGTCTGGAGCGTCCACGGCACCGACGACGCGACGCTGGAGGTGGCCGTTCCCGAGGGCACCGAGGTCATCGCCGAGACCGAGGCCGTCCGGCCGCTGGTCGAGAACCTCCTGAAGAACGCCCTCGACCACGCCGGTCCGGACGTGACCGTCCGCGTGGGGACGACCGACCGCGGCTTCTACGTCGAGGACGACGGCCCCGGCATCCCCGAGGCCGAGCGCGAGCAGGTCCTCGAAGCCGGCTACACGACCACCGAGGACGGCACCGGGACGGGGCTGGCGATCGTCGCCGAGACCGTCGACCAGCAGGGCTGGGAGGTCGACATCCGCGAGAGCGAGACCGGCGACGCCCCGGGCGCGCGCTTCGAGTTCACCGAGTGCCCGGTCGTGGTCCCCGAACCCGCCGAGCCGACCGGCGAGCCGGTGGCGCTCACCGGGAACGTCGACGTGGGCGACGTGTCCGTCGCCGGCTCGGCGACCCCCGGCGCGGCGGACGGGTCCTGGCGGGTCGTCGGCGACGGCCGGGACATCTGGCACGACATCGACGAGTTCCACTTCGCCTACGTCGAACTCGACGGGCCCGTCCGGATCGAGGGGCGGCTGGACGAACTGGAGGCCGTCCACGAGTACAGCAAGGCCGGGCTGATGGTCAGGGACACCCTCGCCGAGGACGCCGCGTTCGCGTTCGTCGGCGCGACGGGCGACCACGGCACCGAGACGATGTGGCGCCACGAGGCCGGCGCCGCCGCGGGGAGCGACCAGCTCGAGGAGCCCTACGACGCCTACCCGTGGTACCGCCTCGACGCCGTCGACGGCACGGTGACGCTGTCGTGGTCCACCGACGGCGAGGACTGGCACCCCATCGACCAGCGACGGATCGATCTCGCCGACCCGGTGGTCGTCGGCCTCGCCGTCTGCAGCCACAGCGCCGACGAGACCAGCGAAGCCGTCTTCGAGAACGTGACAGTGACCGAACTCGACCCGCTCGACTGA
- a CDS encoding sensor domain-containing protein, with protein MSRLVPALRIPGRPGALLRRFVGVPFRLRTYANLLYLSALFPLGMAYSILLPLGFGLGVGLAVILVGLPVLAGTILLVRELTALERYAADRLLAVDAPAGEAEVPPLTDPVAHLKHALTSLSTWRGVVFLLSKVLVGTAAFTLLVLLGTVSLSLLLVPLYYRSVNVGVRPVSGEMNVQPSVEVALRTWEVGLTVPFRLTTWYVTTLPEALAVSAFGLVATLASLHVCNFAARAAGWYTSLLVGGTDPSAIRRAVDT; from the coding sequence ATGAGCCGACTGGTCCCCGCGCTCCGGATACCCGGCCGGCCGGGCGCCCTCCTCCGGCGGTTCGTCGGCGTGCCCTTCCGGCTCCGGACGTACGCGAACCTGCTGTACCTCTCGGCGCTGTTCCCGCTGGGAATGGCGTACTCGATACTGCTCCCGCTGGGCTTCGGGCTCGGCGTCGGGCTGGCGGTGATACTCGTCGGCCTCCCCGTGCTCGCCGGGACGATACTGCTGGTCCGGGAACTGACCGCGCTCGAACGGTACGCGGCCGACCGGCTGCTCGCCGTCGACGCCCCCGCCGGCGAGGCCGAGGTGCCCCCGCTCACCGACCCGGTCGCCCACCTGAAACACGCGCTCACGAGCCTCTCGACGTGGCGGGGGGTCGTCTTCCTCCTGAGCAAGGTCCTCGTCGGGACCGCGGCGTTCACGCTGCTGGTCTTGCTGGGGACGGTGTCGCTGTCGCTGTTGCTCGTGCCGCTGTACTACCGGTCGGTCAACGTCGGCGTCCGGCCGGTCTCCGGGGAGATGAACGTCCAGCCGTCCGTCGAGGTCGCGCTCCGGACCTGGGAGGTCGGGCTCACGGTCCCGTTCCGGCTGACGACGTGGTACGTCACCACGCTGCCGGAGGCGCTGGCCGTCTCGGCGTTCGGGCTGGTGGCGACGCTCGCGTCGCTGCACGTCTGTAACTTCGCTGCGCGGGCGGCCGGCTGGTACACGTCGCTGCTCGTCGGCGGAACCGACCCCTCGGCGATCCGTCGTGCCGTCGACACGTAG
- a CDS encoding DUF7521 family protein, whose protein sequence is MSDPLAGAASPAVPFPAGTAPLQGGPAVTPATLTGALTAAVGLFVAYQAYRGYRRNDSRPMLFLGVGIFLVTAAPFVVTTLLVSVLLASDAAGVLAWALLEILGLGSILYALTGA, encoded by the coding sequence GTGAGCGACCCGCTCGCGGGCGCCGCGTCACCCGCGGTGCCCTTCCCCGCCGGGACTGCACCGCTCCAGGGCGGCCCGGCGGTTACGCCGGCGACGCTCACCGGGGCGCTGACCGCCGCAGTCGGGCTGTTCGTCGCCTACCAGGCCTACCGCGGGTACCGCCGCAACGACAGCCGCCCGATGCTGTTTCTCGGCGTCGGTATCTTCCTCGTGACCGCGGCCCCGTTCGTCGTCACGACGCTGCTGGTCTCCGTGTTGCTCGCCAGCGACGCCGCGGGCGTCCTCGCCTGGGCGCTCCTGGAGATCCTCGGCCTCGGGTCGATCCTCTACGCGCTGACCGGCGCGTGA
- a CDS encoding DUF7521 family protein — translation MIPATSAPAIGHAPAPGPALQVSATGGSALLAALALLGLAVAAGLSLLIAYEALKGYRGTRDRAMLFLAVGIVLLTGGPIALRIALPTLTDAPESVRLLSTTVSELLGLGCILYAVYGRP, via the coding sequence ATGATACCCGCGACATCCGCTCCCGCGATCGGCCACGCTCCCGCCCCGGGGCCCGCCCTGCAGGTCTCCGCGACCGGCGGGTCCGCCCTGCTCGCGGCGCTGGCCCTGCTGGGGCTGGCCGTCGCGGCCGGCCTGTCGCTGCTCATCGCCTACGAGGCGCTGAAGGGCTACCGGGGCACCCGCGACCGGGCGATGCTGTTCCTGGCGGTCGGGATCGTCCTCCTGACCGGCGGCCCCATCGCCCTCCGCATCGCCCTCCCGACGCTCACCGACGCGCCGGAGTCCGTCCGCCTGCTGTCGACGACCGTCAGCGAACTGCTCGGCCTCGGCTGTATCCTCTACGCCGTCTACGGACGACCATGA
- a CDS encoding winged helix-turn-helix domain-containing protein, with product MAAGQDPEEADVISLLDDEYARAILVESSREALSASALAERCDASEPTIYRRIEQLREYDLIVEQQQLDPDGHHYKTYQTRVERVTVEIEDGECTIDVSRREVDAADRFTRLFEGLTEP from the coding sequence ATGGCAGCCGGGCAGGATCCCGAGGAGGCGGACGTGATCTCGTTGCTCGACGACGAGTACGCCCGCGCGATCCTGGTCGAGTCGAGCCGCGAGGCGCTGTCGGCCTCGGCGCTGGCCGAGCGCTGCGACGCCTCCGAGCCGACGATCTACCGGCGCATCGAACAGCTCCGCGAGTACGACCTCATCGTCGAACAGCAGCAGCTGGACCCGGACGGCCACCACTACAAGACGTATCAGACGCGCGTCGAGCGCGTCACCGTCGAGATCGAGGACGGCGAGTGCACCATCGACGTGTCTCGCCGCGAGGTGGACGCCGCCGACCGGTTCACGCGGCTGTTCGAGGGACTCACAGAACCATGA
- a CDS encoding ferredoxin--NADP reductase, which yields MPVREHASRHDRIADLPLVTESATVVEREAMDRDRTEEVRRTVDHWFEREGLADRYESVTDYDDWGQLVAELRADGYARFARRCATLRERYERPHPMLVRIALEPDDTFEYLAGQYVGLRYCGESRAYSLASSPTRDTVEICVRRVPGGDLSPRLCRDLDVGDEVTMRGPRGELVLDGPSARDLVFMATGTGVAPLKGMIDYVFDTGADVVDGDRRDVWLFLGAAWEDDLPYREAFRAYDRDHEGFHFVPCLSRESYLSEWTGETDYVQHAFVKHVDESAVTAPLGRELEGWLDEAPASGVDARIDPGNAEVYACGINVMVNSLVDAAESVGVPGQYIEAEGFG from the coding sequence ATGCCCGTCAGGGAGCACGCGTCGAGACACGACCGGATCGCCGACTTGCCGCTGGTGACCGAGTCGGCGACGGTCGTCGAGCGGGAGGCGATGGACCGCGACCGGACCGAGGAGGTCCGCCGAACCGTCGACCACTGGTTCGAGCGGGAGGGGCTGGCCGACCGCTACGAGAGCGTCACCGACTACGACGACTGGGGACAGCTCGTCGCGGAACTGCGCGCGGACGGCTACGCGCGGTTCGCGCGCCGGTGTGCGACGCTGCGGGAGCGCTACGAGCGGCCCCACCCGATGCTCGTCCGCATCGCCTTGGAACCCGACGACACCTTCGAGTACCTCGCCGGCCAGTACGTCGGGCTGCGCTACTGCGGGGAGTCGCGGGCCTACTCGCTGGCGAGTTCGCCCACCCGCGACACCGTCGAGATCTGCGTCCGTCGCGTCCCCGGCGGGGACCTGTCGCCGCGGCTCTGCCGCGACCTCGACGTGGGCGACGAGGTGACGATGCGCGGCCCGCGGGGGGAACTCGTCCTCGACGGCCCCTCGGCGCGGGACCTGGTCTTCATGGCGACCGGGACCGGCGTCGCGCCGCTGAAGGGGATGATCGACTACGTCTTCGACACCGGCGCCGACGTGGTCGACGGCGACCGCCGCGACGTGTGGCTGTTCCTCGGCGCAGCCTGGGAGGACGACCTGCCCTACCGCGAGGCGTTCCGCGCGTACGACCGCGACCACGAGGGCTTTCACTTCGTCCCCTGTCTGAGCCGCGAGTCCTACCTCAGCGAGTGGACGGGCGAGACCGACTACGTCCAGCACGCGTTCGTCAAACACGTCGACGAGAGCGCCGTGACCGCACCGCTCGGCCGGGAGCTGGAGGGGTGGCTCGACGAGGCGCCCGCCTCCGGCGTCGACGCGCGCATCGACCCCGGGAACGCCGAGGTGTACGCCTGCGGGATCAACGTGATGGTCAACAGCCTCGTCGACGCCGCAGAGTCCGTCGGCGTTCCCGGCCAGTATATCGAAGCCGAGGGGTTCGGGTAA
- a CDS encoding DsbA family oxidoreductase, translating into MSDTETGAGTDGGADADQPIGIYSDYVCPFCYLGRESLAQYQAERDERLRIDWYPFDLRADKRRPDGSIDHSVDDGKDEDYFEQAKQNVERLQEEYGVEMSLDLSREVDSLPAQVASFYVKETYPYEQWLAFDEAILDALWQDERDIGDADVLADLASDVDLDPAEIRETVDDEAWHERVTERFDAARREGVTGVPTFTYGEYAARGAVPPEHLRRLVEGR; encoded by the coding sequence ATGAGCGACACCGAAACCGGTGCCGGCACCGACGGGGGCGCCGACGCCGACCAGCCCATCGGGATCTACTCCGACTACGTCTGTCCGTTCTGTTACCTCGGCCGCGAGTCGCTGGCGCAGTACCAGGCCGAACGCGACGAGCGCCTGCGGATCGACTGGTACCCCTTCGACCTGCGGGCGGACAAGCGCCGACCCGACGGGTCGATCGACCACTCCGTCGACGACGGCAAGGACGAGGACTACTTCGAGCAGGCGAAGCAGAACGTCGAGCGCCTGCAGGAGGAGTACGGCGTCGAGATGAGTCTCGACCTCTCCCGGGAGGTCGACTCGCTGCCCGCGCAGGTCGCCTCGTTCTACGTCAAGGAGACCTACCCCTACGAGCAGTGGCTCGCCTTCGACGAGGCGATCCTCGACGCGCTCTGGCAGGACGAGCGGGACATCGGCGACGCGGACGTGCTCGCGGACCTGGCGAGCGACGTGGACCTCGACCCCGCGGAGATCCGGGAGACCGTCGACGACGAGGCGTGGCACGAACGGGTCACCGAGCGGTTCGACGCCGCCCGGCGCGAGGGCGTGACGGGCGTCCCCACCTTCACTTACGGCGAGTACGCCGCCCGCGGCGCCGTCCCGCCGGAGCACCTCCGGCGGCTGGTCGAAGGGCGCTGA
- a CDS encoding ABC transporter permease, producing MSTDTAAPDGPAHGSEATGRDGERGTATLLTLLWAQAKKRLLLMYRYPLNTLSGLAMNFIFFGMVFFGGRAVAGQALTDSLGGIIVGYFLWSMALGAFSGVARSVTKESEWGTLEQLYMSAFGYGRVMVAGVAVALLETLVWGGATLAFMLAVTGESLHLPVATVLVLTVFAVAPAVGLGFFFGGLALVYKRVENIFNIMQFALIGLIAAPTVGVFWARLLPISQGSYLLTRSMAEGIRLWQIPPADLALLVGTAVGYFALGYAAFQWFGARARRQGLMGHY from the coding sequence GTGAGCACCGACACCGCCGCGCCCGACGGGCCGGCTCACGGGTCCGAAGCGACCGGACGCGACGGCGAGCGCGGCACCGCGACCCTGCTGACGCTCCTGTGGGCGCAGGCGAAAAAGCGGCTGCTGCTGATGTACCGCTACCCGCTGAACACGCTGAGCGGGCTGGCGATGAACTTCATCTTCTTCGGGATGGTCTTCTTCGGCGGCCGCGCGGTGGCGGGGCAGGCGCTGACCGACAGCCTCGGCGGCATCATCGTCGGCTACTTCCTCTGGAGCATGGCGCTGGGGGCGTTCTCCGGCGTGGCCCGGAGCGTCACCAAGGAGTCCGAGTGGGGGACGCTGGAACAGCTGTACATGTCGGCGTTCGGCTACGGCAGGGTGATGGTCGCGGGCGTCGCCGTCGCCCTCCTCGAGACGCTCGTCTGGGGCGGCGCGACGCTCGCCTTCATGCTCGCGGTCACCGGCGAGTCGCTGCACCTGCCGGTGGCCACCGTCCTCGTCCTGACGGTGTTCGCCGTCGCGCCGGCCGTTGGCCTCGGCTTCTTCTTCGGCGGCCTCGCGCTCGTGTACAAGCGCGTCGAGAACATCTTCAACATCATGCAGTTCGCCCTCATCGGACTCATCGCCGCGCCGACCGTCGGCGTGTTCTGGGCCCGGCTGCTCCCCATCTCCCAGGGGAGCTACCTGCTCACCCGGTCGATGGCCGAGGGGATCCGCCTCTGGCAGATCCCGCCGGCGGACCTCGCGCTGCTGGTCGGGACCGCGGTCGGCTACTTCGCCCTCGGCTACGCCGCCTTCCAGTGGTTCGGGGCGCGCGCCCGCCGGCAGGGCCTGATGGGTCACTACTGA